In the Sus scrofa isolate TJ Tabasco breed Duroc chromosome 7, Sscrofa11.1, whole genome shotgun sequence genome, one interval contains:
- the LOC110261611 gene encoding olfactory receptor 4F3/4F16/4F29-like, translating to MDGWNHSVVSEFVFLGLTDSWEIQLLLLVFSSVLYLASMTGNILIVFSVTTDPHLHSPMYFLLAGLSFTDLGACSVTSPKMIYDLFRKCKVISFGGCIAQIFFIHVVGGVEMVLLIAMAFDRYVAICKPLHYQTIMSPRMCLLFLAAAWALGVSHSLFQLAFVVNLPFCGPNVLDSFYCDLPRLLRLACMDTYRLQFMVTVNSGFICVGSFFTLLISYIFILFTVWKHSSGGSSKALSTLSAHVTVVLLFFGPTLFVYTWPHPNSQMD from the coding sequence ATGGATGGATGGAATCACTCAGTTGTGTCTGAGTTTGTGTTTCTGGGACTCACTGATTCATGGGAGATCCAGCTTCTCCTCCTGGTGTTCTCCTCTGTGCTCTATTTGGCAAGCATGACTGGAAACATCCTCATTGTGTTTTCTGTGACCACTGATCCTCACTTACATTCCCCCATGTACTTCCTACTGGCCGGTCTCTCCTTCACTGACTTGGGTGCCTGCTCTGTCACCTCACCCAAGATGATCTACGACCTTTTCAGAAAGTGTAAAGTCATCTCCTTTGGAGGCTGCATTGCTCAGATCttcttcatccatgttgttggggGTGTGGAGATGGTGCTGCTCATCGCCATGGCCTTTGACAGATATGTTGCCATATGTAAGCCTCTCCACTACCAGACCATCATGAGCCCACGAATGTGCCTTTTGTTTCTGGCTGCTGCCTGGGCCCTTGGTGTCAGCCACTCACTGTTCCAGTTAGCATTTGTTGTTAATTTACCCTTCTGTGGCCCTAATGTATTGGACAGCTTTTACTGTGACCTTCCTCGGCTCCTCAGACTGGCCTGTATGGATACTTACAGACTGCAGTTCATGGTCACTGTCAATAGTGGGTTTATCTGTGTCGGTTCCTTCTTCACACTCCTCATCTCCTACATCTTCATCCTGTTTACGGTTTGGAAACACTCCTCAGGTGGTTCATCCAAGGCTCTCTCCACTTTGTCAGCTCACGTCACTGTGGTACTTTTGTTCTTTGGTCCAACCCTGTTTGTCTATACCTGGCCACACCCAAATTCACAAATGGACTAG